From Rutidosis leptorrhynchoides isolate AG116_Rl617_1_P2 chromosome 3, CSIRO_AGI_Rlap_v1, whole genome shotgun sequence, a single genomic window includes:
- the LOC139895850 gene encoding mannose-1-phosphate guanylyltransferase 1-like, which produces MKALILVGGFGTRLRPLTLSVPKPLVDFGNKPMILHQIEALKAIGVTEVVLAINYQPEVMLNFLKDFEAKLGITITCSQETEPLGTAGPLALARDKLIDDSGEPFFVLNSDVISEYPLKQMIAFHKSHGGEASIMVTKVDEPSKYGVVVMEESTGQVERFVEKPKMFVGNKINAGIYLLDPSVLDRIELKPTSIEKETFPKIASEKLLYAMVLPGFWMDIGQPKDYITGLRLYLDSLRKNAPSKLATGAHIVGNVLVDESAKIGEGCLIGPDVAIGPGCVVESGVRLSRCTVMRGVRIKKHACISRSIIGWHSTVGQWARVENMTILGEDVHVCDEVYSNGGVVLPHKEIKASILKPEIVM; this is translated from the exons ATGAAGGCACTCATTCTCGTAGGAGGATTCGGAACTCGTCTGAGACCATTAACTCTCAGCGTCCCGAAACCACTCGTCGATTTTGGCAACAAACCCATGATCCTTCACCAG ATTGAGGCTCTGAAGGCTATAGGAGTTACTGAAGTCGTTTTGGCTATTAATTACCAGCCAGAG GTAATGCTCAATTTCTTGAAGGATTTTGAGGCTAAGCTCGGGATAACGATCACATGCTCACAAGAGACCGAGCCGCTTGGAACTGCGGGCCCACTGGCCCTTGCCAGAGACAAGCTTATAGACGATTCCGGAGAGCCGTTTTTTGTTCTTAACAGTGACGTCATCAGTGAATATCCATTGAAACAGATGATTGCATTCCATAAGTCTCATGGTGGTGAAGCTTCTATAATGGTCACCAAG GTGGATGAACCTTCAAAATATGGTGTGGTGGTTATGGAGGAATCAACAGGACAAGTCGAAAGATTTGTTGAAAAACCAAAAATGTTTGTCGGTAACAAGATCAATGCTGGGATCTATCTTTTGGACCCATCTGTTCTTGACCGAATTGAACTGAAGCCAACTTCGATTGAGAAAGAAACGTTCCCGAAAATTGCTTCTGAAAAGCTACTTTATGCAATGGTTCTACCTGGTTTTTGGATGGACATTGGTCAACCGAAAGATTACATAACAGGATTAAGGCTTTATTTAGATTCCTTAAGAAAAAATGCACCATCTAAACTGGCTACGGGCGCACACATTGTGGGTAATGTTTTGGTTGATGAAAGTGCTAAGATTGGTGAAGGATGTTTGATTGGGCCAGATGTTGCAATTGGGCCGGGCTGTGTGGTGGAGTCGGGTGTCCGACTGTCCAGGTGCACTGTGATGCGGGGTGTTCGTATCAAGAAACATGCTTGCATCTCGAGGAGTATTATAGGGTGGCATTCGACTGTTGGGCAGTGGGCCCGGGTTGAGAATATGACGATTCTTGGAGAAGATGTGCATGTATGTGATGAGGTGTACAGTAATGGAGGTGTGGTTCTTCCACATAAGGAGATCAAAGCTAGTATCTTGAAGCCAGAGATAGTGATGTGA
- the LOC139899771 gene encoding leucine-rich repeat extensin-like protein 6, with product MTIISSSQIFTYIVLLSFFTTLSHQAPSPPNPRLQKAYFALQAWKHSITSDPQGFTSNWYGYNVCNYTGVFCAPSLDDKYITTVAGIDLNHGNISGSLPEDLGLLTDLALFHINSNKFCGTVPKSFDKLGLLYELDISNNHFSGSFPLVVLSLPSLKFLDIRFNQFKGDVPSKLYDLKLDAIFINNNLFDSSIPKNIGNSPVSVLVFANNIKGCLPSSIKKMGDTLNEIILSNTSLSGCLTPDIGSLKKLTVFDVSYNSLVGMLPESIGEMKSLEQLNVAHNKFSGEIPSSICSLPKLENFTYSDNYFCGEPKICLKLADKDDRQNCIPDRPAQQKVPECKAFYSRPVNCGRCGAPLVPPPPAKGWLPPHGHHPYTPPAKY from the coding sequence ATGACCATTATATCCTCATCCCAAATATTCACCTACATTGTTCTCCTCTCATTCTTCACGACCCTTTCTCATCAAGCACCATCTCCCCCAAACCCTAGACTTCAAAAAGCCTATTTTGCCCTCCAAGCATGGAAACATTCGATAACCTCGGACCCTCAAGGCTTCACCTCTAATTGGTATGGCTATAACGTTTGTAACTATACGGGCGTGTTTTGTGCACCTTCTTTAGACGATAAATACATCACGACAGTTGCTGGTATTGACCTTAATCACGGAAACATATCAGGGTCTCTACCAGAAGACCTAGGGTTACTCACCGATCTAGCGCTATTCCACATCAACTCTAACAAGTTTTGTGGAACGGTGCCAAAGTCTTTTGATAAACTAGGTCTTCTGTACGAGCTTGATATAAGTAACAACCACTTTTCGGGTAGTTTCCCCTTAGTCGTGCTTTCACTTCCTTCTCTTAAATTTCTAGATATCCGCTTTAATCAATTCAAAGGCGACGTACCTTCAAAACTATACGATCTTAAACTCGACGCAATTTTCATCAATAACAACCTTTTCGATTCTAGTATTCCGAAAAACATAGGAAACTCTCCCGTTTCGGTCTTGGTGTTTGCTAATAACATCAAAGGGTGTTTGCCTTCAAGCATAAAGAAAATGGGCGATACATTAAACGAGATTATTCTATCCAATACGAGCTTAAGTGGTTGCTTAACGCCCGATATAGGATCATTAAAGAAGTTAACCGTTTTCGACGTGAGTTATAACTCACTCGTTGGAATGTTGCCGGAAAGTATAGGAGAAATGAAGAGCTTGGAACAACTAAATGTAGCCCACAACAAGTTTTCAGGTGAGATTCCGTCTAGTATTTGTTCGTTACCGAAGTTGGAGAACTTTACGTACTCAGATAATTACTTTTGTGGTGAGCCCAAGATTTGTTTGAAGTTAGCGGACAAAGATGATCGGCAAAATTGTATTCCGGATAGGCCGGCACAGCAAAAGGTGCCGGAGTGCAAAGCGTTTTATTCACGTCCGGTGAATTGTGGCCGTTGTGGAGCTCCTCTGGTACCTCCGCCACCTGCTAAGGGATGGCTGCCACCGCATGGTCATCACCCATACACGCCACCAGCAAAATATTGA